The following are encoded together in the Primulina tabacum isolate GXHZ01 chromosome 18, ASM2559414v2, whole genome shotgun sequence genome:
- the LOC142533400 gene encoding uncharacterized protein LOC142533400: MTTVSTEVKGDKSERRLRVLCLHGFRTSGEIIKKQLTTKWSESVLQKMDLVFVNGPFPCRGESRVAGIFDPPYYEWFAYNEDFTEYQDFDECLDYIEDCMVQYGPFDGLLGFSQGGILSAALPGLQANGVALTKVPEIKFVVIIGAGKFQKPSVAQKSYPAPAQCKSVHFIGATDFLNPYSIALLNEFVDPVVIHHPKGHTFPRFDEKSLKTMLGFLDKLLEEIKGVGEQEMEANNTEE; encoded by the exons ATGACTACGGTAAGTACTGAAGTTAAAGGAGACAAGAGCGAAAGAAGGCTAAGAGTATTATGCCTACATGGGTTTAGGACCAGCGGAGAAATCATCAAGAAACAACTCACGACCAAGTGGTCGGAATCTGTTCTACAGAAAATGGATCTTGTTTTTGTTAACGGACCTTTTCCGTGTCGGGGAGAATCCAGGGTCGCAGGAATCTTCGATCCTCCGTATTACGAGTGGTTCGCGTACAACGAG GATTTTACCGAATACCAGGATTTTGACGAGTGTCTTGATTACATAGAAGATTGCATGGTTCAATACGGACCGTTTGATGGACTTCTTGGCTTCTCACAG GGAGGAATCCTATCTGCTGCACTGCCTGGATTACAAGCCAAT GGTGTGGCTCTTACAAAGGTGCCCGAGATCAAATTTGTGGTCATAATTGGGGCAGGAAAGTTCCAGAAACCATCGGTGGCACAAAAGTCTTATCCAGCGCCGGCACAATGCAAATCCGTGCATTTCATAG GGGCGACAGATTTCTTGAACCCTTACAGTATCGCGCTGTTGAACGAGTTTGTCGATCCTGTGGTGATTCATCATCCCAAAGGCCACACTTTTCCAAGATTTG ATGAGAAAAGTTTGAAGACCATGCTAGGGTTTCTTGACAAGTTGCTGGAAGAGATTAAAGGGGTGGGAGAGCAAGAAATGGAGGCAAATAACACAGAagaataa